In the Streptomyces sp. NBC_00193 genome, TCTGCGTGGTCGCCGCGTCCAGGTAGTCCTGGCGGACCTCCTGGAGCGGGATCAGCAGATCGGGGTTCTGCATCCGGCCGGATGCCTTGATGCCCGCCCGCACCTGGGCGTCGTACGCCGCGCGGAAGGTGTTCGAGGCCAGGTAGTCGCGCTCGGCCGTGGCCTTCGGGACGGCCAGGGCGTTCAGCAGGACGTAGCTCATCCAGCCCGTCCTGTCCTTGCCCGAGGTGCAGTGGTACAGCAGCGGGCCCTGGTTCCCGTCGGCGATCTCGCGGAGGGTGGTCGCGAACTGCGCCCGGTTCTCGGGATTGGTCACGAACGCGCGGTAGACGTCGCGCATGTACGCCTCGCCGCGGCCGCCGCCGAGCATCTGCTCCTGCTTCACGGGATCACCGCTGCCTATCGCGGACATCAGCAGCCCGTACAGGCCGTTGTCGTTGACCGGGCGGGCGGTGGAGGCCAGACCGGCGGGCAGCTTGTCGGCGCCGTCGTACTGGACCTCCATGGGGATGCGGAAATCGAGGACCTTCTTGAGGCCCAGACCGCCCACGGTGGTGATGTCCGAGGGGGTCAGCTTGCCCAGTGCATCGGAGCGGTAGACCAGTCCCTGACGAACGCGGCCTCCCGTCCAGGTGCGGTAGCCACCGAGGTCGCGGACGTTGACCGCGCCCTGGAGGGGGATCTGGCGGATCGTTTCCGCCGGCTGCGTGTGCCAGGGGTGACGCGAGGCGGCGGCACTGTCGGCCGGCGCGGCGTACGCGGCGGCGGGCAGGGTCCCGATGGCGAGGGCGGAGGCGAGCACCGCGGTCGCCAGGCGGATTCGGGCACGGCTCATCTGGGGCAACTCCTGTAACGGAGAAGGGGAATCACCCTGGTGGTGGCAGGGTGCCGAGCGGGTGAGGGGGGAGGGGGCGATGCTGTGGGGGAGTGAGGCCGTGCAGCCGTTCCAGCACGGCGTGCGCCTCGGCCATGACGCGGGTGACGAGCTCCGCACAGGACGGCAGATCCTCGATCACGCCCGCGACCTGGCCCGATGCCATGACACCGAGGTCCGTACGGCCCTCGACCATGGACGCCTTGAGGAGCATGGGGGTGTTCGCGGCGAGCAGCACCTGGCTCCAGGACAGGTCCTTGCCGTGTTTCATCGCGAGGCCGTCCCGGACCATCTCCGCCCAGGTCAGACCCGAGAGCTTCTTGAAGCCGGCCGCGTGCCGCACCGCCTTGGCCAGCGCCTTCGCCCGCCCGGCCCGCTCCAGGGAAGCGACCAGCTCGCTGCGCAGCATCCGGTGCGGGAGCCCGTCCACGGCCGTGGTGACGGTGACGTCCTTCACGGTCGCCTTCAGGTACTCGGCCTTCACCGCGTCCGGGACCGTCGAGTCGGAGGTCAGCAGGAACCGGGTGCCCATCGCGATGCCCGCGGCCCCGTAGGCCAGCGCCGCCACCAGACCGCGGCCGTCGCTGAAACCGCCCGCCGCGATCACCGGGATGTCCACCGCATCGACCACCTGCGGCAGCAGCACGGTCGTGGCCACGTCACCGGTGTGACCGCCGCCCTCGCCGCCCTGCACGATCACCGCGTCCGCACCCCACGCCGCGACCTTCTCGGCGTGCCGGCGGGCCCCGATCGAGGGGATCACGACCACGCCCGCGTCCTTGAGCCGCGCGATCAGCTCCTTGGACGGGGCGAGCGCGAAGGAGGCCACCCGGACGCCCTCGTCGATGATCAGCTGCGCCCGCTCGGCCGCGTCCCCGGCGTCCGCGCGCAGATTCACCCCGAACGGGGCGTCCGTACGGGACTTGACCTCGTGGACCGCCGCCCGCAGCTGCTCCATCGTCATGGTCGCCGAGGCCAGGATGCCGAGCGCCCCCGCGTTGGCCGCCCCCGACACCAGGCGCGGACCGGCCACCCAGCCCATGCCCGTCTGCACGATCGGATGCTCGACCCCGACCAGCTTGGTGAATGCCGTCTCCATCGGTCAGACCCGCACTTCCCGGTCGCGCAGGCCCTTGGGGTCGATGACCTCACGGATCAGCCGCAGCTCCTGCGCCGTCGGCTCCCGCGTGTACGGGACCTCCGCGGGGAGGTCCAGCTCGAAGCCGGTCGCCGCCCGGAGCTGCTCCACCGTGACCCCGGGGTGCAGGGAGACCAGGCGCATGGCGTGGTCGGGGCCGGAGAAGTCGAAGACGCCGAGATCGCTGACCACACGGGGGAGCCGGTGGAACCGGGTCACCCCGGCCGCCTCCGCGCGGTCGTAGCCCACGCCGCTCACCATGTCGACGCGCTCGACGAACACCCGGGTGGAGTGCTTGGGGATCCAGTAGCTCACCGGGTTGTTCAGGGTGTTCACCGGGGCGCCGCGCACGCCGAGGAGCTGGCGGGCCGGCTGTTCCCAGTCACCGATGCAGGAGATGTTCTGGTTGCCGAACCGGTCGATCTGGCTGGCGCCCATCATCACGTGCCGGCGGCCTCCGGTGACCATCGTCAGGTGACGGCGGTACGGGAGCCAGCCCTCGGCCGAGCCGTCGAGCCCGACCAGCATGGCTTCGCCGTCGGTCAGCAGCAGGTCGGGGGAGAACGTCCGCTTCGCCAGCCGGGCCCCGAAGGAGGGCACCAGGCCCATCGGGCTGGCCAGCACCTCGCCGTTGTCCCGCCAGGCTTCGGCGCAGGCGATCACGCAGTACTCGGCGCGGGTGACCGCGGCTGTCGTCGTCGTGGAGGGCGTGCTCACTTCTGCTCCTCGTGCCAGGCCTGGACGGCCGACTGGTAGGCGTGCTCGCTGCCGCCGGAGAGGAAGCGCTCGGCGAACTCGGGCCAGGGGGTGGTCGCGTACAGCTTCTGGAAGGCCTCGTCGCGGCCGTAGTCGGGGGCGCAGGAGGTGAAGTGCGCACCGTTCGGGGTCTCCACGACCCCGGTCACCGAGTGCCGGCTGACGAGCAGGGACTGCGGCGGCCCGGACTTGGAGAGCTCCGCGGTCTCCACGATCTGCTCGCAGGAGACGTAGGCGGCGTCGGCGGCCTCGCAGAAGAGGTCGTCGAAGTACGGGTCCGGGCCCAGGTACTGGGCGTTGCCGAGCCGGTCCGCGCGGTTGAGGTGGACCAGCGCGGCGTCCATGCGCAGGGCGGGGACCGCCACGAACTCCTCCCCGTCGGCGTACGGGGAGGTGACGGTGCGCAGCTCGGGGTTGACGCGCATGACGTCGGAGCCGAGGCCGGAGCGGACCGGGAGGAAGGGCAGCCGGTTGACGGCCGCGTGCAGGCCCCACATGAACATGGCCTCGTCGAGCTCGGTGAGGGCGAAGGCGCCGCTCTCGCGGGCGGCCCGGTAGTGCGGCTCCAGCGGGATGGAGTCGAGGGTGACGAAGGGGGTGACCAGCTTGCGGATCCGGCCCGCGGCGGCGAGGAGGCCGACGTCGGGGCCGCCGTACGAGATCACGGTGAGATCGGTGATCTCGGAGCGGAGCAGTGCCCGCACCAGGGCCATGGGCTTGCGCCGCGAACCCCAGCCGCCGATGCCGACGGTCATCCCGCTGCGCAGTCGGCCGACCGCCTCGTCGGGGGTCATGGTCTTGTCGGTCATGCCGATTCCGCCTTTGCTCCGCTGGTTTCGGTGGGTCCGCTGGTTCCGCTGCTGCCGAAGGTGTCGCGGACCCGGTCGGCCACGCCGCTGAGGTTGGCCTCGAAGGTGAAGCCCTGCTCGAAGCGGTAGCTGCGGCGCACGTCCACGGGGTCGATGCCGTTGATGGCGGCCTTGGCGAGCCGGATGAGGTAGCCGTCCTTCTTGGCGATCTCGGCTGCCAGCTCCAGTGCCGCCGCCCGCAGTTCCTCGCGCGGCACGACCTTCCACACCGAGCCGTGCGCGTGCAGTTCGGCGGCGGTGGCGGTGCGCGAGGTGTAGTACAGGGTCCGCATCATGTGCTGCGGGACGAGCCGGGCCAGGTGGGTGGCGGCCCCGAGGGCGCCCCGGTCCAGTTCCGGCAGTCCGAAGGTCGCGTCCTCGGAGGCGACGATGGCGTCGGCGTTGCCGACCAGGCCGATCCCGCCGCCGAGGCAGAAGCCGTTCACGGCCGCCACGACGGGGACCTCGCACTCGTAGACGGCGGCGAAGGCCTCGTAGCAGCCCCGGTTGGCGCCGATGAGCGAGGCGTGGCCGGTGTCGCGCTGCATTTCCTTGATGTCGACGCCGGCGTTGAACCCGCGGCCCTCGGCGGCGAGGACCACGCAGCGGACCTCGGGGTCGCGGCCGGCCGCGCGCAGGGCGTCGGCCAGGTCGTACCAGCCCTGCACGGGCAGTGCGTTGACGGGTGGGAAGTCGACTGTGACGAGTGCGATGCCCTTGTCGGGGCTTGAGGTGGAGACACCCATGAGCGGATCAGCTACCTTTCCACCAAACATTTGTTAGGTGAGGAAGGTAGCAGTCGATGGAGCTCAACGGGAGGGTTGTCGTCGTCACCGGCGGAACCCGGGGCGTCGGCGCCGGGATCGCGCGGTCGTTCCTCGCGGCGGGGGCCGAGGTCGTCGTCTGCGCGCGCCGGCCACCGGAGGAACCGGTGGCGGTGGAGGGCCGCTCGGCGTCGTTCACCGCCGTCGACCTGCGCAATCCGGCCGCCGTACAGGACTTCTTCGGCGCCGTCGCCCGGGGCCACGGGCGGCTCGACTGCCTGGTCAACAACGCCGGCGGAACCCCGTACCGGCTGCTGGGGGAGGGCGAGGCCGAGCGCCACGCGCGCGTCGTCGAGCTCAACCTGATCGCCCCGATGACCGCCTCGGTCGCCGCGTACCCCTGGCTCCGGGAGAGCCGGGGCTCGATCGTCATGATCGGCAGCGTCAGCGGGACCCGGCCCTCGCCGGGCACCGCGGCCTACGGGGCGGCGAAGGCGGGCCTGGAGAACCTGGCCCGCTCCATGGCCGTGGAATGGGCCCCCGAGGTACGGGTCAACTCGCTGGTCCTGGGCATGGTGCGGACCGAGCTGTCGCACCTGCACTACGGCGACGAGAGCGGGATCGCGGCCGTCGGCGCGACCGTACCGCTGGGACGGCTGGCGGAACCCTCGGACGTGGGCGAAGCGGCCGTCTTCCTGGCCTCCGACCGGGCGGGGTACGTGAGCGGGGCGAGCCTGCTCGTGCACGGGGGCGGCGAACGGCCGGCGTTTTTGGATGCGGCAACTGCGAACAAGGAGAGCTGACATGGGACTTGCCGAAGGCCGTGTGGTCATCGTGACGGGCGCCGGACGGGGGCTGGGCCGCGCCCACGCGCTGGCCTTCGCCGAGGAGGGGGCGCGGGTCGTGGTCAACGACCTCGGCGTCGGCCTGGACGGGCTCCCCGGGCCGGAGAGCCCGGCGGCGCTCGTCGTCGCCGAGATCCGGGCCAAGGGCGGGGAGGCGGTGGCGCACGGCGGTGACATCGCCACGGCGGAAGGCGCGGCGTCACTGGTCGAGACGGCCGTCTCGACCTTCGGGCGGCTGGACACCCTGGTCAACAACGCCGGGTTCCTGCGCGACCGGATGCTCGTGAACCTGGACGAGGACGACTGGGACGCCGTGATGCGGGTCCACCTGAAGGGGCACTTCCTGCCGCTGAAGCACGCGGCGGCCTACTGGCGGGCCGAGGCGAAGGAAGGCCGCCAGGTGGCCGCGCGGGTCGTGAACACCTCCTCGGGGGCGGGGCTCCTCGGGTCCGTGGGCCAGGGCAACTACAGCGCGGCCAAGGCCGGGATCCTGGGGCTGACCCTGGTGTCGGCCGCGGAGATGGGCCGCTACGGGGTCCAGGTCAACGCGATCGCCCCCGCGGCGCGGACCCGGATGACGGAGCAGACCTTCGCGGACACCATGGCCGCCCCGGAAGCCGGGGCCTTCGACGCCATGGCCCCCGAGAACGTGTCCCCGCTGGTCGTCTGGCTCGGCTCCGACGCCTCGGCCGGGGTCACGGGCCGCGTCTTCGAGGCCGAGGGCGGCCGCATCACGGTGATGGAGGGCTGGCGGCCGGGCCCCACGGCCGACTGCGGAACGCGGTGGACTCCGTCGGAGGCGGGGGAGGCGACGACGAAGCTCCTGGCGGAGTCGGAGCGACCACGGCCGGTGTACGGGGCCCGCTGAGGCGGGGGCGGGGGCAGGGCCAGGATCAGGGCCGGGGTCAGGGCCAGGGCCGGGGAGGGCGTCGGCTGCGGCCCTGGCCCGGGCCCGCTGATCGGGTCCGTGGCCCCCGGGTGCGCATCGTGGTGCGGCCCCGCTCCGCGCCGATCGCGGCTGCGGGGCGGGTCGGCGCGGTGCAGGGCGGGTCCGCTGCGTCAGCGGGTGGCGGGCTTCGGCGTGGGGGTGGGCGTGGGCGTGGGGGTCGGCTTCGGGGCGGGGGCGGCCGGTTCCACCACGAAGTCGTACTCGTGGATCGTCCCCGCGTGACCGCAGACGCCGTCCGGGCCGGCGTACCGGGCGAACTCGAAGGCGAAGCCGTCGCCGGCCTTCGACCGGCGGTCGGCCATGACGCGCATGCGGACGTCGGAGCGGGCGCCGGGCTTCAGGACCCCGGAGACGGTGGCGAAGTCGGACACGCGCGTGGGCATCGGCCGCCACTTCTTCGCGGCCCGGTCGTACCACTGGACGGTGAGCCCGAGGCGCGCGGAGGGGACGCCGGCTCCCCAGGCCGAGACGTCCACGTTCGTCCCGACGGCCTTCAGCGGGCCCGTGGAGACGTTCACCGTGCGGAACGTGAAGGTGGACCAGGTTCCCGCGACGAGCCGGGTGGGGAACCCCAGCAGCTCGGTGGTGACCCGGTCGGCCTGGGTCCAGGACGTGCAGGACGCGAACGGGTCGGTGGGCGCCGTCACGGCCGTCGGAGCGGCAGCGGTGGCAGCAGCGGCGGAAGCAGCGGCGGGCGTCGCGGTCAGGAGTACGGCAGGCGCCACGACGGTCGTCGCGGCCAGGGTCGCCAGGGTGCGGCGAAGGTTCATCGGTCTCTCTCTGCTGGTGGTGGCCACGGTGCCGGTCCGGACGCTCCGGCGGCACCGGAGGCTCGCGCGCGGCGCGATGGCGCGAGCGCGAGCCGTAGGCAAGACCCCGGAACGGCCTGCGGGGTTGCCCGCGACCCACGGATTTCCGTCCGGACGGGCCTTTCCCGGTGGCCGGGAAAACGCCCTCCCGGCGCCGGATGCGGGCCGTCTAGCCTCGCCGCACCGAACCCGCCCCCCCCCGCACGCACGCAAGGACCCGCACATGCTCTCGGACCGCCACCGGCTCCACGTCGCGCAGCAGCTGCGATCCGCCGAGCACGGGCGGACGCCCGTCGCACCGCTCGGCGCCCGCTTCCCCGGGATCGACACCGAGGACGCCTACGAGATCCAGCTCCTCAACATCCGCCACCGCCTCGCGGCCGGCGACCGCGTCACCGGGCACAAGGTCGGGCTGTCGTCCCCCGTCATGCAGGCCATGATGGGCGTCGACGAGCCCGACTATGGGCACCTGCTGCACTCCATGGAGCTGTACGAGGACACCCCGGTGCCCGTGGCCGCGTACTGCGCGCCGCGCGTCGAGGTCGAGGTCGGCTTCGTGCTCGGCGCCGACCTCCCCGGCGAGGGCTGCACCGTCGCCGACGTCCTGGCCGCCACCGAGCGGGTCGTCCCGGCCCTGGAGCTCATCGACAGCCGGATCGCCGACTGGCGGATCACCATCGCCGACACCATCGCCGACAACGCCTCCTCCGCCGGATACGTCATCGGCGAGGGACGCGACCCGCGCGAGCTGGACCTGAAGGCCGTCGACGCCACCCTGACCAGCGGATCCGAGACCCTGGTGAGCGGCCGCAGCGACGCCGTGCTCGGCGATCCGGCCGCCTCCGTCGCCTGGCTGGCCCGTACCGTCGCCCGCTTCGGGGTCCAGCTCCGCAAGGGCCACCTCATCCTGCCCGGGTCCTGCACCCGCGCCGTGGACGTAGCCGCCGGGCGGACGTACACCGCCGACTTCACCGGGCTCGGCCCGGTGTCCCTCTCCTTCATCTGATCCATCTGAGGTGCCATGACGAACACGCCGAAAGCGACCGCCGCCATCGTCGGCTCCGGGAACATCGGGACCGACCTGCTCTACAAGCTCCTGCGCTCCCCGCACATAGAACCCCGCTGGATGATCGGCGTGGACCCCGACAGCGAGGGCCTGGCCCGCGCCCGCCGCGCCGGACTCGAAGCCTCCCACGCGGGCGTGGACTGGCTGCTGGCCCAGGACGAGCTGCCGGACCTGGTCTTCGAGGCCACCTCCGCCTACGTGCACCGCTCCAACGCCCCGCGCTACGCCGAACTCGGCATCAAGGCCGTCGACCTGACCCCCGCCGCCGTCGGTCCCGCGGTCGTCCCGCCCGCGAACCTGACCGCCCACCTGGACCGGGCCAACGTCAACATGATCACCTGCGGCGGCCAGGCCACCATCCCCATGGTGTACGCCGTCTCCCGCGTGGTCCCCGTCGCCTACGCGGAGATCGTCGCATCGGTCGCCTCCGTCTCGGCCGGCCCGGGCACCCGCGCCAACATCGACGAGTTCACCCGTACCACCTCCCGGGGCATCGAGGAGATCGGCGGCGCCGCCCGCGGCAAGGCCGTCATCATCCTCAACCCCGCCGATCCACCGGTCATCATGCGCGACACCGTCTTCTGCGCGATCCCCGCCGACGCCGACCGCGAGGCCATCGCGGCCTCCGTCAAACAGGTCGCCGAGGACGTGGCCTCGTACGTACCCGGCTACCGGCTGCGCACCGAGCCGCAGTTCGACGACCCCTCCCCGCTCAACGGCGGCATGGCCCGGGTCGCGATCTTCCTGGAGGTGGAGGGCGCCGGCGACTACCTGCCGCCCTACGCCGGAAACCTCGACATCATGACCGCCGCCGCCACCAAGGTCGGCGAGGAGTTCGCGAAGGGACTGCAGGCATGACGGACCGCCCGAGCTACTCGGCCACCCTCGACATCCGGATCACCGACTCCTCCCTGCGCGACGGCTCGCACGCCAAGCGCCACCAGTTCACGGGCGAGGACGTACGGTCGATCGTCTCCGCCCTCGACGGCGCGGGGGTCCCCGTCATCGAGGTCACGCACGGCGACGGACTCGGCGGGTCCTCCTTCAACTACGGCTTCTCCAAGACCCCCGAGCAGGAGCTCATCAAGATCGCCGCCGAGACGGCGCGCCAGGCGAAGATCGCCTTCCTGATGCTTCCGGGCCTCGGCGTGAAGGACGACATCCGCGCCGCCCACGGCAACGGCGGGCAGATCTGCCGGATCGCCACCCACTGCACCGAGGCCGACATCTCCGTCCAGCACTTCGGGCTCGCCCGCGAGATGGGCCTGGAGACCGTCGGCTTCCTGATGATGGCCCACTCCACCACCCCCGAGAACCTGGCCCGGCAGGCCCGGATCATGGCCGACGCCGGCTGCCAGTGCGTGTACGTGGTCGACTCGGCCGGCGCCATGGTCATGGACGAGGTCACCGACCGGGTCGCGGCGCTCGTCGCCGAACTCGGCGACGACGCCCAGGTCGGCTTCCACGGCCACGAGAACCTCGGCCTGGGCGTGGGCAATTCGGTCGCCGCCGTCCGCGCCGGCGCGCTCCAGATCGACGGCTCCACCCGGCGCCTCGGCGCGGGAGCCGGGAACACGCCCGTCGAGGCCTTCGCCGCCGTCTGCCGCAAGATGGGCATCCGCACCGGCATCGACGTCCTGAAGATCATCGACGCGGCCGAGGACGTGGTCCGCCCCGTCATGGACGACGAGTGCACCCTCGACCGCATGGCCCTGCTCATGGGCCACGCCGGCGTCTACTCCAGCTTCCTCAAGCACGCCTACCGGCAGGCCGAGCGCTACGGGGTCTCCGGCGCGCAGATCCTCCTGCGCGCGGGCGAACGCCGCCTCGTCGGCGGCCAGGAGGACCAGCTCATCGACATCGCGCTCGAACTCGCCGCCGAA is a window encoding:
- a CDS encoding CoA transferase subunit A → MTDKTMTPDEAVGRLRSGMTVGIGGWGSRRKPMALVRALLRSEITDLTVISYGGPDVGLLAAAGRIRKLVTPFVTLDSIPLEPHYRAARESGAFALTELDEAMFMWGLHAAVNRLPFLPVRSGLGSDVMRVNPELRTVTSPYADGEEFVAVPALRMDAALVHLNRADRLGNAQYLGPDPYFDDLFCEAADAAYVSCEQIVETAELSKSGPPQSLLVSRHSVTGVVETPNGAHFTSCAPDYGRDEAFQKLYATTPWPEFAERFLSGGSEHAYQSAVQAWHEEQK
- a CDS encoding acetaldehyde dehydrogenase (acetylating), which encodes MTNTPKATAAIVGSGNIGTDLLYKLLRSPHIEPRWMIGVDPDSEGLARARRAGLEASHAGVDWLLAQDELPDLVFEATSAYVHRSNAPRYAELGIKAVDLTPAAVGPAVVPPANLTAHLDRANVNMITCGGQATIPMVYAVSRVVPVAYAEIVASVASVSAGPGTRANIDEFTRTTSRGIEEIGGAARGKAVIILNPADPPVIMRDTVFCAIPADADREAIAASVKQVAEDVASYVPGYRLRTEPQFDDPSPLNGGMARVAIFLEVEGAGDYLPPYAGNLDIMTAAATKVGEEFAKGLQA
- a CDS encoding tyrosine-protein phosphatase, with amino-acid sequence MSRARIRLATAVLASALAIGTLPAAAYAAPADSAAASRHPWHTQPAETIRQIPLQGAVNVRDLGGYRTWTGGRVRQGLVYRSDALGKLTPSDITTVGGLGLKKVLDFRIPMEVQYDGADKLPAGLASTARPVNDNGLYGLLMSAIGSGDPVKQEQMLGGGRGEAYMRDVYRAFVTNPENRAQFATTLREIADGNQGPLLYHCTSGKDRTGWMSYVLLNALAVPKATAERDYLASNTFRAAYDAQVRAGIKASGRMQNPDLLIPLQEVRQDYLDAATTQMEADYGSLYGYLTDGLGLDLRTLAKLQVKMVR
- a CDS encoding SDR family oxidoreductase; translation: MELNGRVVVVTGGTRGVGAGIARSFLAAGAEVVVCARRPPEEPVAVEGRSASFTAVDLRNPAAVQDFFGAVARGHGRLDCLVNNAGGTPYRLLGEGEAERHARVVELNLIAPMTASVAAYPWLRESRGSIVMIGSVSGTRPSPGTAAYGAAKAGLENLARSMAVEWAPEVRVNSLVLGMVRTELSHLHYGDESGIAAVGATVPLGRLAEPSDVGEAAVFLASDRAGYVSGASLLVHGGGERPAFLDAATANKES
- a CDS encoding 2-keto-4-pentenoate hydratase, which translates into the protein MLSDRHRLHVAQQLRSAEHGRTPVAPLGARFPGIDTEDAYEIQLLNIRHRLAAGDRVTGHKVGLSSPVMQAMMGVDEPDYGHLLHSMELYEDTPVPVAAYCAPRVEVEVGFVLGADLPGEGCTVADVLAATERVVPALELIDSRIADWRITIADTIADNASSAGYVIGEGRDPRELDLKAVDATLTSGSETLVSGRSDAVLGDPAASVAWLARTVARFGVQLRKGHLILPGSCTRAVDVAAGRTYTADFTGLGPVSLSFI
- a CDS encoding nitronate monooxygenase family protein, with the protein product METAFTKLVGVEHPIVQTGMGWVAGPRLVSGAANAGALGILASATMTMEQLRAAVHEVKSRTDAPFGVNLRADAGDAAERAQLIIDEGVRVASFALAPSKELIARLKDAGVVVIPSIGARRHAEKVAAWGADAVIVQGGEGGGHTGDVATTVLLPQVVDAVDIPVIAAGGFSDGRGLVAALAYGAAGIAMGTRFLLTSDSTVPDAVKAEYLKATVKDVTVTTAVDGLPHRMLRSELVASLERAGRAKALAKAVRHAAGFKKLSGLTWAEMVRDGLAMKHGKDLSWSQVLLAANTPMLLKASMVEGRTDLGVMASGQVAGVIEDLPSCAELVTRVMAEAHAVLERLHGLTPPQHRPLPPHPLGTLPPPG
- a CDS encoding enoyl-CoA hydratase family protein, with product MGVSTSSPDKGIALVTVDFPPVNALPVQGWYDLADALRAAGRDPEVRCVVLAAEGRGFNAGVDIKEMQRDTGHASLIGANRGCYEAFAAVYECEVPVVAAVNGFCLGGGIGLVGNADAIVASEDATFGLPELDRGALGAATHLARLVPQHMMRTLYYTSRTATAAELHAHGSVWKVVPREELRAAALELAAEIAKKDGYLIRLAKAAINGIDPVDVRRSYRFEQGFTFEANLSGVADRVRDTFGSSGTSGPTETSGAKAESA
- the dmpG gene encoding 4-hydroxy-2-oxovalerate aldolase encodes the protein MTDRPSYSATLDIRITDSSLRDGSHAKRHQFTGEDVRSIVSALDGAGVPVIEVTHGDGLGGSSFNYGFSKTPEQELIKIAAETARQAKIAFLMLPGLGVKDDIRAAHGNGGQICRIATHCTEADISVQHFGLAREMGLETVGFLMMAHSTTPENLARQARIMADAGCQCVYVVDSAGAMVMDEVTDRVAALVAELGDDAQVGFHGHENLGLGVGNSVAAVRAGALQIDGSTRRLGAGAGNTPVEAFAAVCRKMGIRTGIDVLKIIDAAEDVVRPVMDDECTLDRMALLMGHAGVYSSFLKHAYRQAERYGVSGAQILLRAGERRLVGGQEDQLIDIALELAAEAR
- a CDS encoding SDR family oxidoreductase yields the protein MGLAEGRVVIVTGAGRGLGRAHALAFAEEGARVVVNDLGVGLDGLPGPESPAALVVAEIRAKGGEAVAHGGDIATAEGAASLVETAVSTFGRLDTLVNNAGFLRDRMLVNLDEDDWDAVMRVHLKGHFLPLKHAAAYWRAEAKEGRQVAARVVNTSSGAGLLGSVGQGNYSAAKAGILGLTLVSAAEMGRYGVQVNAIAPAARTRMTEQTFADTMAAPEAGAFDAMAPENVSPLVVWLGSDASAGVTGRVFEAEGGRITVMEGWRPGPTADCGTRWTPSEAGEATTKLLAESERPRPVYGAR
- a CDS encoding CoA-transferase subunit beta, which produces MSTPSTTTTAAVTRAEYCVIACAEAWRDNGEVLASPMGLVPSFGARLAKRTFSPDLLLTDGEAMLVGLDGSAEGWLPYRRHLTMVTGGRRHVMMGASQIDRFGNQNISCIGDWEQPARQLLGVRGAPVNTLNNPVSYWIPKHSTRVFVERVDMVSGVGYDRAEAAGVTRFHRLPRVVSDLGVFDFSGPDHAMRLVSLHPGVTVEQLRAATGFELDLPAEVPYTREPTAQELRLIREVIDPKGLRDREVRV